A region of the Megalops cyprinoides isolate fMegCyp1 chromosome 21, fMegCyp1.pri, whole genome shotgun sequence genome:
TTCTCAGAAGTCCTTAGAATCGGGACCTCTCTATTCAAATTCAGACAAAGAAGAAAGCAGCAAAAAGAATTTCTGTTAATATTAATGGTCAGGTAGTCATTTTCTCAAAAGGCTTCAACAGAAATGTTAATGACAACTTTCAAAATGCATAACAAGGTGTGATAAATgtacacaatatacacataaGGTCAACAGTCATGGCACACAGAtgatgcaaaatgtgttttccaaaTTAACGAATTTTGTACGCACCACACATGTATATACTTAGCAGTACCAGGGTGTTTGCCAGTACATACTCCAGCAGATGCAAGTATGTAGTGAACATATATGCTTTTTAGAACAGAGTTTAGAACAGAGTTTAGAAACTCAACACTTTGCCTTGGTTCTATAGTGCAATAAGAAAAATTCTCAGGTCTTTTAAggacagagaagacagaggtcaacctctgaaatgcatttgtggtCACAGAGATGTTTGATGGTAACCACCTTTAAAGTGGCCTTTCACAAGTAagtggggaggggttgggggtgaACCTAGAGGACAGAAGGCAAAAGAATCTCTTCACTGTCAAATATTTCGCCATCTCACACCCCACCTCAAAGCTTGCTTACGTACCTCAGCCTAAACAGTTAAAAGCAGGACATACACACTTCTTTGCAGAGGCTCACTACTAAAACCCTCAAACCAATTTAGAAATGCAGGCGTGTACAAAAACAGTACTGATTATGTGGCAAAtcacaacaaacagacacaaagctCCTGTGGGGGGGTGTAATATCAAAAGAATTTCTAGGCAAACAGAGTCTGAGCACAATAACAAAAAGGTGACATTGCagttcaaagaaaacaattttcagtTCATGGAAGGGATGAatgctgaaaaggaaaaataaactgccATAGAGGAGGACAATCAGACACCTGAAAGCTCCCCGTCCCCAAACACCTGCTCATATGCCTCTGCACGCTACACCCCCACCAAATCACCCACCCATGTACatacccacccacccccacacgcacacacacacacccacaccgacacacacacgcacacacgcgtgccCTTACTTCCCTTTGTCTACGCTGCAGGCAGAGGTGTGACAAGGGGTATGAGATATCTATTAAAAATTCTCTGGGGAGGATTCCCTGACTCCTGGTAAGGCTTTGATCCCGGCACTAGGCCCCTGTGAGGTTGCTATGACTACCGCAGATCTGGCTGGCCTTGCCAAAGGTTTATTAGCACAGAATGCGCGTGTGTACACAACCCCAAGTAGAAATCTGTCTACAATACCTCACTCTAATCGGAAAAGATGACACGCATGTGTAAATGCAATTAGCCTTTCTCCATCAGCGCAGCTTCATTTGCCACACTGTGACAAAGGCCAGAGTTCTTTTCTCATTATGGTCAACGTCATAACTCAACAAAGACAGCCAGTTTAAAATTACATACGTGACGAGAGAGGCAGCGAGAGGAGATCAGGCAGCAGCATGTCTGCTACACTAGGCTACAAGACAAAACCACAGGGCTCACGAGTGTTCTGTTTCAGCAGACGTGTACCCTTACTCGCTGGCGTAGCTATTGTACCGAGCTAGAAACTCTTTTGATCTCGacctataaaaaaaaacatctttctcCACCTGAATGTGAAACACACCCAGaattttcagattaaaaacagaCCGTCAATTACGGCCCATGACATCGCTACTTCCATTACGGCGGATACAGATTTCCTCAGCTCGACTAAGAATAATACGTGTATGCTgatgttctgtttatttttcgCTGAAGCGATAAGTGATTAGCTACTCGGTACAGCTAAGTCTCTCAGCAAGTACAAACAACGCAAACTAAGACAAGCTATAGTCTAAACTCAGAGTTGTGTCGTTACTGTATAACAAACAGGCCTGGAAATGGACATATATCAAAGTAAAGGGCTGAATTCTTCACGTTTGTCAGAGTCACGTTATTCGGTGTTTATCCAGTCTAGGAATGGCCAAATGCTTAAATCAgcaataaatgtgaataaagtAGACATCTTGGTACAACAATTCAAAGCAGAATGGGTTTCATCATGCTTGCTTAATAACGTGAACCGAATAATTCTAAACGTTCTTGCCGTCCGTGTTCCACTGTTGAACAGCAACGTTTCTTTTGAACCCCCTTTAAAACAGCTATCCTCCATTTAGCTACACACAGTTCTAGACGAATGGTGCTGTTCGACACTCCCCACTCCGCAAAttccagtgaaaaataaaagtaaaataattgcGTAACAAACATATTGCTCACCCgaagaaacactgaaaacactgaccACATTCTGCTCACAAAACATTCCAATGTTACCGTGAGCCGGGGGCAACACGTGTTTTTCAAAGTTTCACAGTTGGATTGCGATCACTTTTAAATACTCCACCCAAACCGCTTTCGAATACTGTTATTACATGTGATCTTAAACACAAAACGATGACCACAGATCacctttcttcctccttttaCAATGTTAATTAATAACTGTTGTGTAGTATTAGTGTTCACTGTAATTATTAACAAGCAACATCCCCTGGAGTGTTTCTTTACACCCTTTTTTATCCCCTAAACGCCACTGTTTATCTTTAGGCAGCTgcgataatttttttttacccaataCAGCGTCTCGGTTCTCACCTCTCGATAAAAAAGCACATCACTGAATGTGTAAGATCTCGAAATATTCCATTTCCTCTGTGATTGCGTCTCGCACCCTCGCATGTATGCTGTCCTCCGCTTCAGGCTTTATTTTTGCCCGCTTTTGTGCAGGTTAAGCTTGCAGAAACATGTGGCACGTCACAAACCAGTCTCGATTACAAAATGCTCACTTACTACGATGAGCTACCAGTCTCCATACATCTGAAGGCAGCCCTGTCTCGTTCTCTCCCTCGGATTTGTCCCCCTGTGCACGAATCAAGGCACACCGACGTAGCGTTTTATCCCCCCCATAGCCCCGTGCAATGCACAcgaataaaaacatacaaacaatgGTAAAATTGCGTGCTCCATCTAGCGGCGTTTTAGGCAATGGCATAATGCAAGGTTGAAACTCGAATCTTAACGCAAAAAGTTTCATCACCACTAAGTCGGCAGGCCCAGGGTCAAAAGGCTCCCCATCAAAGCAGCAGCAAAAAATTAATCGTGCACTTTTTCGTAcacagaataaacaaacaattaatGAATGGCAAAGATTTAGTTTAAAAGCAAACCATCGTTCAGTTCTAATATTGAGCCATTTATTTTGAGGGAAGAACAGGAAGAAAGAAGCGGAATTTCGACCATATACGTATTGCACCGAAGGACTCCCTGAAGCCAGAAATGATCCCTCACCATACTTTGGCACGTTACCACAGATGTAGGCTGTTTATCGTAATATAATGGGGGGAAAATGAAATGGGAGAAGGCGTTTGAACCCTGAAGCTAGCAATACTCCCAAATCAGGTACCAGATCACAAGTTCTGTTGTATGGTCCCTAAGCTCCTGTTCATTTGAGTACAGTTATATAATCATTCTGCACGTCAGCAAATCAGTAGGAAACCATTTAAACAAAGGTTTATTTTGACCCTTCAGAAGAGTATGGAAACATAGGccatacaattacatttttcaaattgctaaCTCGCATTGTCAATTAgttaatatttgaaatgatacaGACAATACTCACTTTTTGTCTAATTGTGATGAATTGTATGTGATACATCAAGATCAGAATTGTCTACTCCAGACTACACAGCTCTCAAGATGTAGAAGGGCTGctatggggggagggggaacaaaaaaacaatgcaatttggTTTGAATTATTCTggtcaaactgaaaaaaaaaaaaaaaaatccataaaacgATAGATATCATTTAACAAACAGGaacattttaagaatattttttctctgtgaataaGGACCTTTACCATTATTCGTCATTAaattgtgatgtaaaaaaaaaaaagtgaaaatccaTCTAACCCGGGTCAAGACTATCCATCTCTGGTTTCTGCCCACTGTAATCCACTTGGTTCGTTTTCAGTGGTGGTGACAGAAGAGTTAATGCATaagtattttcaaaattataACTTCAAGGCCTTAACCTCCTATAGGAACCTTTGTATAATGCTGCTAAACATCTGTCTAACTCATTCCATTGGACAAGTGCCTGTCTATAAAGAAACCCTGCAGTTTGTGGATCCATTTTAGCAACATAGCTCAAGAACTCTTGCCAACGGATTAGCCTACAGCCTACTAGGCAGGTAGGAAAGTGATACGGACTACTCGCTCCGGATTAGCCGGTAGTTTGAAGGTAAAAATCCTTCAAGAAATCTACAGAAAACGTGGTATGCGTGCAAACGCAATTCAGCAACACAGAAGCGTGTGAGAAGATGTGCAAAGCTTCAAATTTAAAACTTCATTAAATCGAGTATGTACCGTTCTCTGGAGGCGAACAACGAGAGGACAACGGGCCACtccaatttaaaatattaaataacagACCATCTACACTCTCGTACAGAAGACTTCAGATAAACTAGTGCAGAATACAGTGCATATCACAAAATGAGATACAATATCAATAAAATGCAGACATATCATGAttaactatagcaaatgctataTGTTTAAATTTACACTTACATTGCTATTACATTTAGGTTAGTGCATGGTAATTATACAGTCTAATTGAATAGATTGTGAATCTCACTAATCGTCACAGAacatatacaaaaatgtgtattCTCAGGAGTTGTGCCTGTATTGCAACAATCAGTTaattgctgaaatatttactcCACCTGTTCGTTGGCCCGAGCTGTGTCCCTGGGCGTAAGGGCGGTTTATTCCACGGTGATTTAAGAGACATTAGATCCTGTGTTTTGGACCATCTCCTTGACCATACACCCGCAacgtttctctgtgtgtctctctctttcccgtTCGCCGGTTGCAGAGGGCAGTCAGCAATACTCGGAGGTCGTTTTTACATCTTCTAATTTCTCGGTCATTAGCCTAAACCAATTTGCCACCACAGCCGCTATCTTAAACGGCCAGATGGGCGTTGTAGGTCGCTAGCAAGCCACTGTAATTCTCATCACTCCACCACTAGCGCTGGCACTGATCCTAGTTACAACGTCCTTTCATCGCACATTTGCATTGACGTGGAACAGCCTATACACGGGTTCAAAATAAAAACGTTAGTTTTTATTATCACGTTCACAGCCTTCCTCTTGGgggtttttgtcattttgccattttccttGCAAGACACTCACGTTTGGCTCTCACGCATGAGGTAGCTAAAGTCTGGcgttcttttctgttttaactAGCTATGGAAATCCCCTGAAGCTCTTCATCTTTTAAATTTGAGGTAGCCTGAATTAACTTTAACTTGACTCGGCTACCGGTGGCACAGTCAGTTTTATTATTGCAGATATTGCTTCATATGACTGACGTGCCATTCTCTCGCAAGACTTTCTCACGCTTTCTCCGAGTAGCTAAAGCTAGGTCACGAACACggcagggaaagggggaggTAAGACCGctaaagagagaaaagcagatTTGCAGATTAGAAGCGACCTCGAAAAAGCCCTTTGGTAAAAGAAAGATAATGTGTTGCTAAAGGTTCGGAACTGACCTACCAAGGCTGGCAGGAATATTTCGTCGTGTAGATGCATCCATCCTTAGAGACACCTATTTCCCATTAGACGCAGATGCGTGAGTGCATGTTGGCTGCAAATCTCGAAGAGTAAACATCTACTCCGAGGAACCGATAAATCTAGTCCTAAAACAATCGTAGCTCCATCATTCAGGCTATACTGTCATTGTCTTGGCTACAGTCTTTATGTTAAAGGAGTAGACATATGCAGACATTGTACAAACTCTCTGAAGATTGATGCAGCAAATATGTGTTTAAGTTCTTTAAAACTATCGctttgtgcaaaatgcactttactttttgtaatatacattttaattatttggatTGATCAGACTATATATTAGATGTCTATACACCAGTGCATTTCACGTGAACCTACATGAGTAATACGTTGGATCTCCATAACTAATATGTAAATGCACACGCAGTTACAGAGGTGAATTTATACAAACCAAAAACAGGTTAAACAATAGTACCTGCAAGGCAGCAATATTCGTGTACACCGTAGTTACATTGTAACCAGGTAGATACAATCTAAAAACATGTCTTCGGGTAAATAAAAATTTCAACTACCTAACACATTCAAATCATGAAGTTAGTTTCGCCTAGTGACGGCTTTCACTAAAGAAAGTAATGAGGAGCATGTAAAACTCTAACTTTGAGAGGAAGCCAGCCAGCAGACTTGACTGCTGTAGCAGGACGGCCTCAGGAGGGCGCAAGTGCACAGAAACCCCAATTCCTAAACTAAAATTGTATAAAAAGTGATTTTATCTCAACAGTATAATTTTTAGTTATATTCTCACATTCACTGAGACATTATATGACGCTGATATAGTAATAACCACTATCAGCAGAAACGAAAGAGgctcatatttttttcaacgAATAGCCTACTTGTTcacaaaatgaactgaactCATTCTTAAACTATATAGGCTACGACAATGCGACAGTGGTGGCGTTTCAATGAGGCGTTTTAAAAATTGCATATGTCCATCAATATATTCTATCCAGATAAGTAGGCTACTAACAGTAACAGACTCCTTCAAGCATCTCTGCCAAAAACAACAATTTCTGGTTCAAAAAAAACTTCTCAGGGGCCCAACTTGGTGCgttttttcctgttctctgaGGTCTTACCGTGGAAAATACGGTCTCGGGCGATTTCCGGTCCATCTGCTAGACAGCtaaatgtcatatttcagcGTGTGGATGCGCACATCAGCAGGTTCCAGTAAGTATGCCTTGTGGCCCCGTAACCACAAAGTAAAAAGTTGTAGCGTGGGCGTAGAGTCTTTTTTGCCTACAGATTTAACAGTGAAGACACCAGACCCATTGGTCGCACCCAGTGCGGTTAGTTAGGTCTCCGTATTCAGAAGATAAACGTTAAAGTCAGGTATAGGCTCCTGCTGGAAATCTTTTCACAAACAACTGCGATAGCCTGACAATTTACATAGGATGACtacaataaaaatcaatgtCGTCCATTCTATTTAGCCACTAAGTCTTGCTTGTTCTTACCTGGAAAATTACGAAAGTGAAAGTTGAAGCCCATAGTGAGTGGTTCATTCATTGCAAGGAAGCATTTCCAGACAATTATGTGAGTTTTAAACGTGATCACATCATATTCTGTTTGAAAGTACTGACTAGtcagaaagaagaagaaacaaacGACTCACAATAATAGACTGaaaaaatccaatttaaaaCCACTAGGAAGTGTTCCaaagtgtttcttttgaaataacAAAGTAGGAACTGTAAAcgtaactgtaactgtaaactGCTAACGTGTCcgaaaaatgaaaccatttgtCACAGCGAGCAATTGATGGCGTTTTATGGTTTATAAATCACGCGACTTTCTTTAATTTGGGAGACCACCCCTATACAACCCAGGGTGCTTAAGTGGCACATATATACTAAAAAGACAACATAGCATACgagcaacaagaacaaaaagCAGTGTTGATATCAGATCACAGCAAGAACAACATGTATACTACGCACGAATGTAACAAGtctaacaataaaaaataacataacacCTGTAGTCATAGTTTTTATGTGTTGCCAGACAATGATTCTTAAGAATATCTTTAActtgcatcacattacattgaaGGCAACGGCTGAAGATGCGTGTTGTTAACTGTGTCCTTGGCTAAACTTTCGGAATATTTTGGATTCTTTTTAAGCATTTGTTCACTTgaacaaattaaatgagcaGCATACGAATTAAatgaggacagaaaaaaatacatcaaaaataGGACAGCCACACTTCACAGCAGCCCGACACAGATTACTAAAATGAGAATACTGTGCAGGAGATCGGAAATGTGAGCATTATGGCTACACAAAGCTTGTTAATATTAAAGAATCAGAATTAACATATAACGGACAATCATTTCCCAGCGTCATATAATTATGAGCATCGTCACATTCATCAACATTACAAATCTCTATAATTCATAGAGCATTACTTCTACAGCTCAGGGTCAATCCGCACAATTTTCTCTTCACTTCGAACTAGAAACTAAATGAATAGAGAGAATGCATACCACAGTCATGACAGAGAGTACAAAAGTCAAACAGTCACATAAACTACACTTTACATTGCACTAAGAAATACTACATTAAAAGTTCTTTGCATCCAGTTTTCGATTACACCACACGTTTCCATATACAAGCCCCACTTAAACAACAAGCCACAACGTGTGTCCTTTTTGTGACAGAAATAGCCTGTTCAGGTCTTGACGCAGATTGCACAGCCCGTTGCGACGCACCATTTCCTGAGGCCATACAGAGCTGATGTTGTGGTCTGACAAGACGCTCACTAGCTTATATTCAGAGAAACGTCCTTACGACATGATTGTTCAGACAAAACAACCAAAGGGATGGCCTCGGTAAGATTCCGAGACACACTCGGTATGCGCGCCAGATTACTGCTGCTTTGCTGTATATATCCTTTGGAAGGTAAGTCTTTCCAACTGAGAGGCGAAATGTTATCATCTTCTGTTTAATTATCGCAGCAGCATTTTCCATGCCCAGTTGgtgaacatgtatttttaacCCTTCTACAATCGCTTCCATCCTTTTCTAAATGGAAACATTGGTGTAATGGTATCACAGCAGACAGAACATAGATCTCATTGATCGGTACATCTACTTGGCTACgggaaatgtaatttaataataatttaataagaTTTTAAATATTGAGTGTCTGCTGTAAAATATGCAGTGAGTAACCAATGTCATACAACTTTGAAAACATATATGCTATTTCACAAAACGTGAGTAGggctttaaattatttattatttttttaatagacATGGTCTGCTTATGCAACTTATACAACGAACACGGCAGCGGTCtatgtaaacaaaaaatattttttattcgTTTTCAGCTCAACATACACCTGTACCCCAGTTCCCAGAGCTGACAAAGGTCCAGGTTGGTGAAACAATCAGTTTACAGTGCGACCTGAAGGGGTTAACTACATACTGCTACACCATAGCTTGGATGAAGATACATCCCAGGACCAGGAAAATGGAGGTCTGTAAGAACGGCTACACTGACAGCAACACCGGTGCCAAAGCGGGAAgtcaaatatgtcatttttctattaaaaaagcaaaacttgaGGACTCCGGTACTTACTACTGTTCAGCTGTGCATGGACAAATAATCTACACTGGCAACGGGTCAACCGTGGTAGTAACAGGTGAGATGGGCAAAGGAATACACGTCTAAAAGAATAAATCATATCAACGGGTCAACAGAAAGAACCCCCGGTTTTAGCGTAAAATTTAGAATGTCTAAATTTCCTTAGTTGTGCAATAGGCTGCTTTTTGTTGGTCGCTATATTGCGTTTATATCTTTGTATTTATATTCTGAGATATTTTATATAACTTCATTTGACTATACAGTAAGTGTTAAACCGCACTGGATTAAACCGTCTTCGAGGGATATATGAATCATAAGATTTTTTGACGTCTTAATTTCGTTGCTTTGTAGATCTCTTCCATGCAGTCTTATTCATATCCTCAGTGCAGCTCAGCCATCGTATCATTCGATAcgacttttattttttccacttactGCTGCAGAAAAAAGAACCGAACCCCCGTCTATCGAAATCCTCTGGCCGTCGGACAACTCCCTCCATTCCTCAGTCCCTCTCTTGTGCTTGATCTCTGGAGCTGTTCCGTCTGAAGTCCGTGTGTCATGGAGCATAGACGGGAGAAATGAAAGCGGGCTGACCGAGTCCATTTGGACAGGTGAAAGTGATGCGGTCACAGAGTCCGTCATGAACCAGGTCCTGGTTCCTGtggaggagtgggagagaggaattACGTGCACCTGTATGGTGGACATTGATGGTAATAATACTTCCAAAAGCGTACAAAGTCAAGGTAAGCTTTCTGGCTTTTATACACATTATTTAGTACCCACTGTTAGTTCTTCTAATAGATGTGTTAAATTTCTTAGCTCATGTAAAATCATACCGCCAATACGAAGTACTGAACGATCAATAGTACAATAGAGGAATGGAGTGCTATGGTTCGGACTAATATGGTTCGGAAGTGTTTCCTGACCCTCGTCCCGAGACCCCGCCATAATTGCTCTGTCTCAGTCCTGCTTTCAATTAATTACAGTGATCTGACTGTAAAATTATGATCTGGGTTTGACAACATTTTTGTCACTGATATGGGtcgctgtgtgtttgttgtgacaGATAAAGAAGTATATTTTTATAAGCAAATTCTAATAAAAAATTATTCCCTTATAAAAATGCGaaaaaatgtttagttttaGAGTAATTAGTTCTATAACCAATAGATTGAACAAATAATCGTAATCATGACAGACACCCAGAATCTTAAAACATATGTGTTGAATAAACAGCCCACAATTAACAACTGGAGAGATATCCACAGGGTCTTCGTGACTTCATAAGTGTTCTGACAAAAAACTTTTATCATTAAAACCtttcagtacatttcattttaccaACTGTATAGATAAAACAGCTCACATGAGTTTTACAGGAAACCAGGTATAagtaaaattacaataaaaaaaattgggAGAGAACTGCAAGTTATATGAACTAACACTGTCTTTCTTTTGTCCCGTGGGGTGCTGCAACacttaaaaatcataaaattgcAGCAGACTGATGCATTGTTAGTTACCTGTAGACCACTTTAAAGGTTCCTCTGTGGTGCcgtttttgttttatctttgctGACCTTCATTCCAGATCACGCTTATTTTTTATTCGGTATCATTCTGCtgtcttctttttcattttggaagaaATAATTGAACAGTAGAttgacagtaaaataaaaaagtaaaataaaattagtgCAAAGAATTCAGTAACTGGAATTAAGAACTCAGAGAAGAATGCATGTTGAATGAAAATAagtatgcataaataaaatggtTAATAGAAGTAGAATGTAGTGCATAAGGTAAAACACAAcaattgtaataaaataatagtaaaacaaagagaaagctATAAGTGAGTCAGAAACATATATAAAATCtaattttatgtaatattaGCAAGCAATTTATTACAGGAAAGCGCAGCAATGGCATCAACCAGAACATATTTTTCACGCCGGCAGATGGATTGACCCATATTGGCCATTTTGGCTTCGTTGACTGAATTAATGTTAAGATTACATAAGATTAAGactacatttaatttcataataataatttaagaGGTTTTACCATTCTATGTGGTAATACAGGCACCAGTTgaggtgatttattttattcacattctTGAACAGGGTAATGATGGTGATGTCTCGATGCTGTCCTTAAAAACCGGGTGTGGCTATTAGACTGTCAAGTCTGCAACGTTTTGTGAGTTTTAGAATAAAGCGCCTGGGTTTCCTAGCCAAtttgtaaaatgg
Encoded here:
- the LOC118796373 gene encoding immunoglobulin lambda-1 light chain-like, giving the protein MASVRFRDTLGMRARLLLLCCIYPLEAQHTPVPQFPELTKVQVGETISLQCDLKGLTTYCYTIAWMKIHPRTRKMEVCKNGYTDSNTGAKAGSQICHFSIKKAKLEDSGTYYCSAVHGQIIYTGNGSTVVVTEKRTEPPSIEILWPSDNSLHSSVPLLCLISGAVPSEVRVSWSIDGRNESGLTESIWTGESDAVTESVMNQVLVPVEEWERGITCTCMVDIDGNNTSKSVQSQGTNMCTVLLYGAIAGATVTIIVAICIAVYLHCGSSRESNASTWFVFSSWSHFLFGINKVNV